GATGAATATAACACGCTTTGTGAAAAAATCACCGATAGTAATATACCCATACTGGTCGAACTGCGGGATTGGGGCAGGCTCCCTGCCTCTTTCCATAAAAATATAGAAGCCAATTACGAGGTGTTGTTTTCTTCCATGGAAGGGTCGACGGAGGCTACCGTTGATGTCAGATGATCCAGTTTCGGCGAAACCGATCAGTAAACGGTAAATGAGCACAATTAATAAATTTGGTGACGAGTGGAATAACGGCTGGTCGCAGATGTCCGTGCGTGAAAGTGTTATTTGTAAATTACAGAAATATACTAAATTTGTAATTTGAAAATAACACTTTGGAGGCGCTTTTCACAAAATATCTACCGAAACTACAACGCACGTCAACCAAGTTCATGCGTGACTTCATCCATCAGATCGACTGGGAACGGAATCGATTGATCGGAATTAAAGGTGCGCGTGGCGCTGGAAAGACGACACTCGTAATGCAATACTTAAAGCAAACAGCATTGCCAACCGGCCAGTCTTTATACGTCAGCCTGGACGATCTTTATTTTAGTGCGCATCAACTTTACAATCTAGGCGAGGCGTTTGTCCGGACTGGCGGGCGGCTACTGGTACTGGATGAAGTTCACCGTTATGCCAATTGGTCGCAGGAAATCAAAAACCTTTACGACGACTTTCCTGATTTACGAATCGTATTTACCGGTTCATCCATCATGCACCTGGAACGCAGCAAAGGTGATTTGAGTCGCCGTGCTGTTATGTATCACCTGCATGGACTCTCGTTCCGTGAATTTCTTCAAATCCAACAAATAGCGTCATGGCCTGCAGTGTCTTTGCAAGACCTTTTGAATGATCACACGCAAATAGCGCTGGATCTCACGCAGACAATCAAACCGTTGGCTCACTGGAACGACTATCTGCAATACGGATACTATCCCTACTTTTTGGAGAATAAAGATGTCTACCCACAGAAGCTAACCGAAACAATTCAGCTCAGTTTGGAGCTCGACTTACCGGCAGTTTACGGGATAAGTTATGCTTCTGTTGACAAGCTGAAACAACTGCTCGTCGTGCTGGCTGAAAGTGTTCCCATGAAACCGAACATCAGCAAGCTTAGCGAAACGCTGAATACGAGCCGGGCGCTTGTAGTAGAGTACATGCATTATCTGGAAGAGCTGGGCGTACTGATGTTGTTACACCGGGATAGCTTCGGCATCACCAGATTGCAGAAACCTGAGAAGGTGTATCTAAGTAATCCGAACCTTCAGTTCGCATTGCACCAAAGTCGTCCGGATATTGGAACATTGCGTGAAAGCTTTTTCCTGAGCCAGGTTCAGCCGCTGCATAAAGTTGAGTACACGGAGAAGGGCGACTTTGAACTGGATAGGAAGGTGACCGTTGAAGTGGGAGGGGCGAACAAATCCAGGCAACAGCTCGCAGGTGTTGAGAATGCTTATGTAGCTGCTGATGGGCTTGAAGTGGGGTATGGAGATAAGATTCCGCTCTGGATGTTTGGGATGTTGTATTGATAAAAACTGCCCAATTCTATCCAACTCGACCTAGTTATAATTCTTTCGACCAAATTCAACCATTTTCTACCCGTTTCAGATTTTCTGTGATTTTTCATAGTAGCGAGCTAAGTTTCCCCATGGTCGAAATACTGCTTCGCATCTTTGACCATGGAAAAACGACTTGCCCTTCGGCAGATCATTTGCCGCCTGCTCATGACTTGATAAACCTGAGAAATGTCAAGAATAGTCACAATACAAGGGATTAATGCCTGTTGCCAGTCATTAAAATTCGCTTACTTGCACAATAGTTCGGTCGCCCTTTGTTCTAAATGCTGCGAAGTAGAATCTGACACGCACAGTAGAAAGAATGGTCGGTTACATTTAAGTTTATAAAAAGTAAAATGAGTAACAGAGAATTAGAAAAAACCCTATGGGCAACTGCTGATAAGCTTCGCAGCAATATGGATGCTGCGGAGTATAAGCATGTGGTGTTAGGGTTAATATTTTTGAAATACATTTCTGACGCTTTTAGCGACTTACACCACAAATTGCTGTCAGGAGAAGGAGAATACGAAGGAGCTGATGCAGAAGATCCGGATGAATATGCTGCTAACAATGTCTTTTTTGTGCCCGCAACTGCACGTTGGCAATACATTCAGGATAGGGCCAAGCAGCCTGAAATTGGGAAGTTCATTGACGATGCAATGGACGAGATTGAGAGGATCAACACTAACTTAAAAGGTGTGCTTCCAAAGCTCTATGCCGATCCGGAATTGAACAAAGCACGACTTGGTGAGTTGATTGATCTCATTGGCACAATTGGTTTTAACCAGGCGGGACATGCTGCAAAAGACTTACTGGGGCAGGTATACGAATATTTTCTGGGCCAGTTTGCAGATGCAGAGGGGAAAAAAGGCGGTCAGTTTTACACGCCTGCCAGCATCGTCAAATTGTTGGTCGAAATGCTCGAACCTTATCAGGGGCGCGTGTATGATGGGGCGTGCGGAAGTGGCGGTATGTTTGTGCAGAGTGAGAAGTTTGTATTGGAACACCAGGGCAATATCAAAGACCTGTCCATCTACGGCCAGGAAAGTAACCCCACTACCTTGCGACTGGCCAAAATGAACCTAGCCATTCGTGGTATTGATGCTAAAATCGAACTCGGTGATACGTTTCTGAACGACAAACACAAGGATTTGAAGGCAGACTTTATTCTGGCCAATCCGCCTTTTAATGTCAGTGATTGGAGCGGGGAGCAACTGCGGGATGATGCCCGTTGGAAATATGGTGTGCCACCCACCGGAAATGCGAATTATGCCTGGCTGCAACATTTCTTGAGTAAATTGAGCAATAGTGGGACTGCTGGAATTGTACTTGCCAATGGCAGTATGAACAGTAATACAAGCGGAGAAGGTGAAATTCGCAAAAATATGATCGAGGGTAGTGATATCAAGGGCGGAGTAGTTGACTGCATGGTGAGCTTGCCTGCTCAGCTTTTTTACAACACCATGATACCCGCCTGCCTTTGGTTTCTGGCGAAAAACCGCACAAATGGAAAGTTTAGAAACCGGAGTAACGAAATCCTCTTTATTGATGCGCGGAACCTGGGGGTGATGGTCAATCGCCGGAATAAAGAATTGACCGATGCCGACGTTCAGAAAATCGCACAAACGTATCATAATTGGCGAAATGTCAACGGTAGTTATGAAGATGTAGCTGGTTTTTGCAAAGCGGCAACTATTGAGGAGGTGCGCAACAGTAATTATGTACTGATGCCGGGCCGATACGTGGGCACCGAAGAAGCAGAAGTCGACGGTGTACCTTTTGAAGAAAAGATGCAGGTTCTGACCGCGAAACTTTCCGAGCAATTCGCGCAGGGCGCCGAATTGGAAAAGCAAATCAGGTTGAATTTGGAAAGCATCGGTTTTACGATTTAACGCCAAATGCGATGAATAACAAAGGAGTTGATATTGAAGGACAAGACCGTAAAGCACTGATGTCTTTTGCGACTGCTGGAATGACAGTACATCAACAAATCAAGTTCCAGCTTGAACAAGGGAAGGAGAGAAATCCCTTTAACGATATTGCGGGGCAGTGGCCTGGAAACGAGACAGATGAAGAGTTTGAAGAAATGTTAAGATCAATGACTAATGGCAAAAGACATCAGGTGGATTCAAAGATTCTCCAACTACCAAAAAGCGCTTCGCAAGTTGAATATTGGGATTGAGCGCTTAAAGGCGGAAACTGGCGAAGACGAAGAATCGGATCTGGACGAAGATCTGGAAGAAATTTTGAAAGAAGGCCTTATCAAGAGATTTGAATATACACAGGAGCTTGCCTGGAATGTGATGAAGGACTATTCGGAGTATCAGGGCAATACTTCCATAACAGGTTCGAGAGATGCGATCCGTCAAGCATTTCAGATGGGACTTATTGTTGATGCCAAAGAATGGATGAATATGCTGGTCAGCCGCAATCTTACTTCACATACATACAACAGCGAGACAGCGGAAGCAATACATGACGAAATAACAGATACTTACATTTTTCTGTTTAATGCATTTGAAAAGAAAATGAGCGAGCTGATACACGGCTCACAACTTGGTTTATTTGAGGAGTAATGATACAATACGGATTAGAAGAAGATGAGATTGCCGCAATAAAAAATATACTGGCTCAACATGAAGAAGTGGAGCAGGCTATACTTTATGGTTCAAGAGCAAAAGGAAATTTCAAACCCGCCTCTGATATTGACCTGGTTTTAAAAGGAGAGAAATTAAACATTACCATACTAAATAAAATCGCCAACGAACTGGACGATTTGTTGCTTCCTTACATTTTCGATTTATCTGTTTTTCATCAGATTTCGAATGTGGATTTGTTGGAGCATATCGAGCGGGTAGGACGGGTGCTTTATGCAAAAGTGGCGTTAAAAAATCATAAAATGGAATTTGTTGAATGCACACTGGATGAAATTGCTGAAATACATAATTATAAGAGGGTTCCACTTAATTCCAGAGAACGAGAAAACAAAAAAGGATCATATCCATATTATGGTGCCTCCGGTGTAGTAGATTATATCGATGAGTATATTTTTGACGGAGATTATGTACTAATTTCTGAGGATGGAGAAAACCTTAGGTCAAGAAATACTCCCATTGCGTTTAAGGTAAGTGGGAAGTTTTGGGTTAATAATCATGCGCACATTGTTAAACAAAAGGAGGATTCAATAAACGATTTTATCGTTTATTACTTTAGTCTTCTAGATTTAAACCCGTTTGTTACTGGCGCTGTTCAACCAAAATTGAATAAGGAAAATTTATTAAGTATTCCAATTCGAATTCCCAAGGATAAAACGCAAAGGAATAAGATAGTGTCAATTTTGAAATCTCTTGATGACAAAATAGAACTCAATCGTCAAACCAACCAAACATTAGAAGAAATAGCAAAAACGCTTTTTCATGAAATGTGTGTGTTGAAAGGGGATGAGTTGCCGGAGGGGTGGAGAGTTGGCAAGTTAGTTGACTTCGTTGAGATCAATCCAAAGCTTTCTATTCGGAAAGGTAGCCTAGCCAAATATGTTGAAATGAAAGATCTGTCCGAAAACATATCTTCTATTAAAAATCATGTGTCCAGAGAATATAGTGCAGGAAGTAAGTTTCAAAATGGCGATGTGCTGATGGCGCGCATTACACCGTGTCTAGAAAATGGAAAGACAGGAATTGTAAGTTTGTTAACGGATGAAGAAGTGGGTTGGGGATCCACTGAATTTCTTGTCCTCAGAGGAATAGGAGCCATTGATTCAAGTTTTGTATATTGTCTGGCAAGAAGCAGTTCATTTCGTGAGTACGCTATCAAATCGATGGTCGGATCCTCGGGAAGGCAGAGGGTAGCAGAAGCAACCCTTCTAAATTATCCAATGGCTGTTCCATCAGACGATGTTCTCAATCGCTTTTCTTTGATCACTGAGAACCTATTTAAGCAAATCTATTATAATCACAGTCAGAATTTGTCTCTCGTGGCTTTGAGAAATAGTCTGCTACCAAGATTAATGATCGGCGATATACCTTTTGGATAATTTTACGAGTTTAAATCATGGCAGAAACAATACAAACCGCTATTTTCAAGCTGCGACAAAAGATCGACGAAAAAGATGATAATGGAAGTCTTAAAAGTAGAATTGTCGATTTGGATTATCTGCAAAAATCATTTTACTCAAACGGCTATCGATTGCAGAAGCTGAAAGCTGACTTCAGTGCAAAATATGAATTTAGACTATTTTACAAAAGATGGGCTACCACTGTTCAATGGAAACAGTTTTTAGATGTGATTGTTGAACCTGGTGAAGACATTTTGAAAAATGAGAGTTCTTTCAACGAAGGCTATATCCTTTTAATCAAGAATAAGAAGGCGAAATCCGATATCTATTCTATTACTGGTGGGTTTGGCCATATGCAGTTACAAGATTTCTGCGACTACCAATTTGGCCTAGATATAATATCAAGATTAATAAAGACAAACGATAAGGTTCTAAGAGCCGCAAAGGAAAGAAATTTTGTTGGTGGTGTGCTTGGCTCAGTGAAGTTCTTCCGCGGCGAATATAACCTCAATGAAAACGAAAGCTTTGGTAGTTTCTACCAGGAGCTTAAAGCAACCCTAAGCAACACAGTCCTGAAGGATACATTCAAGTTTAGTGACGAAGAGCTGAGAAGCGGCAATTTATGTGAAGCTAAAAGCTCGTTTGCGTTGAAAAAGTCAATAAAACTAGAAAAGGCAGTTGAGCTGGTCGGTGTTCTTGAAATGCTATCTAAGCTGGGTATTTCGGAGAAGTTGACCACCTGATTCCGTGGCAAATTGACCACCTAATTAACTGGCGGCCGGTAGTAGAAAATGCTAGTATGCATATTCCGGGGAAAGTTTACCAGTGATTCCGGACGAAAGGTTACCAGTTTTTCCGGATGAAAGGTTACCAGTAGCTGCTGGTTTAGATCACTAAGAATGTGTCTATGATTTATCAATATTAAAGTTTTATTTTCTTCTTCTCAAGGAGCGGCCTAAAAGATCGATTTTATTAGCCGAAGCTGTCAATCTGTCAAGGATCGCATCAGCGACGGTGGGCTCGTTTATGAATGCATACCAACTGTCGAGTGGAAGCTGAGAGGTGATTATGGTGGCACACTTTCCATACCTGTCTTCAAGGATGTCCAGCAAGGCGAGTCTGGCGTCATGGGTAAGCGGTTTTAAGCCAAAATCGTCAAGGATTAAGACCTGGTGGCTGGCGATATTCTTGATCCATTTGAGGTAAGAGCCATCCAGTTTGGCCTGAATGAGTGTTTCCAGGAACTTGTTCATTGCAAAGTACAGGGTTTTATAGCCAAGTAGACAGCAGCTGCGCCCTAAGGCGCAGGCAAGGTAGCTTTTACCGGTCCCGGTAGCGCCGGTGATTAAGACGTTTTCTCCCTTTTCGATAAACATTCCGTCTGAAAGACGCATCAGCATTTCTCTGGACAACCCCCTTTCGGGGGTGCAAACAACTTCTTCTAAAATTGCATTATACCGGAGCTTGCTGTTTTTTAGCAGTCGCTCTGTTCGGTAGTGGTTACGGTATTCCATCTCAGCCTGACAGA
This portion of the Dyadobacter sp. CECT 9275 genome encodes:
- the istB gene encoding IS21-like element helper ATPase IstB; amino-acid sequence: MNTQMTLEQLNTLKLTGMAKRYQAALALPSHQQEDAHSLLALLCQAEMEYRNHYRTERLLKNSKLRYNAILEEVVCTPERGLSREMLMRLSDGMFIEKGENVLITGATGTGKSYLACALGRSCCLLGYKTLYFAMNKFLETLIQAKLDGSYLKWIKNIASHQVLILDDFGLKPLTHDARLALLDILEDRYGKCATIITSQLPLDSWYAFINEPTVADAILDRLTASANKIDLLGRSLRRRK
- a CDS encoding nucleotidyltransferase substrate binding protein, producing the protein MNIGIERLKAETGEDEESDLDEDLEEILKEGLIKRFEYTQELAWNVMKDYSEYQGNTSITGSRDAIRQAFQMGLIVDAKEWMNMLVSRNLTSHTYNSETAEAIHDEITDTYIFLFNAFEKKMSELIHGSQLGLFEE
- a CDS encoding nucleotidyltransferase domain-containing protein translates to MLLREKDKKALLHIFQGTETPIEVWAYGSRVNGKAHSGSDLDLVVRTRDLTPLSIDEYNTLCEKITDSNIPILVELRDWGRLPASFHKNIEANYEVLFSSMEGSTEATVDVR
- a CDS encoding ATP-binding protein; the protein is MRDFIHQIDWERNRLIGIKGARGAGKTTLVMQYLKQTALPTGQSLYVSLDDLYFSAHQLYNLGEAFVRTGGRLLVLDEVHRYANWSQEIKNLYDDFPDLRIVFTGSSIMHLERSKGDLSRRAVMYHLHGLSFREFLQIQQIASWPAVSLQDLLNDHTQIALDLTQTIKPLAHWNDYLQYGYYPYFLENKDVYPQKLTETIQLSLELDLPAVYGISYASVDKLKQLLVVLAESVPMKPNISKLSETLNTSRALVVEYMHYLEELGVLMLLHRDSFGITRLQKPEKVYLSNPNLQFALHQSRPDIGTLRESFFLSQVQPLHKVEYTEKGDFELDRKVTVEVGGANKSRQQLAGVENAYVAADGLEVGYGDKIPLWMFGMLY
- a CDS encoding restriction endonuclease subunit S yields the protein MIQYGLEEDEIAAIKNILAQHEEVEQAILYGSRAKGNFKPASDIDLVLKGEKLNITILNKIANELDDLLLPYIFDLSVFHQISNVDLLEHIERVGRVLYAKVALKNHKMEFVECTLDEIAEIHNYKRVPLNSRERENKKGSYPYYGASGVVDYIDEYIFDGDYVLISEDGENLRSRNTPIAFKVSGKFWVNNHAHIVKQKEDSINDFIVYYFSLLDLNPFVTGAVQPKLNKENLLSIPIRIPKDKTQRNKIVSILKSLDDKIELNRQTNQTLEEIAKTLFHEMCVLKGDELPEGWRVGKLVDFVEINPKLSIRKGSLAKYVEMKDLSENISSIKNHVSREYSAGSKFQNGDVLMARITPCLENGKTGIVSLLTDEEVGWGSTEFLVLRGIGAIDSSFVYCLARSSSFREYAIKSMVGSSGRQRVAEATLLNYPMAVPSDDVLNRFSLITENLFKQIYYNHSQNLSLVALRNSLLPRLMIGDIPFG
- a CDS encoding class I SAM-dependent DNA methyltransferase; this encodes MSNRELEKTLWATADKLRSNMDAAEYKHVVLGLIFLKYISDAFSDLHHKLLSGEGEYEGADAEDPDEYAANNVFFVPATARWQYIQDRAKQPEIGKFIDDAMDEIERINTNLKGVLPKLYADPELNKARLGELIDLIGTIGFNQAGHAAKDLLGQVYEYFLGQFADAEGKKGGQFYTPASIVKLLVEMLEPYQGRVYDGACGSGGMFVQSEKFVLEHQGNIKDLSIYGQESNPTTLRLAKMNLAIRGIDAKIELGDTFLNDKHKDLKADFILANPPFNVSDWSGEQLRDDARWKYGVPPTGNANYAWLQHFLSKLSNSGTAGIVLANGSMNSNTSGEGEIRKNMIEGSDIKGGVVDCMVSLPAQLFYNTMIPACLWFLAKNRTNGKFRNRSNEILFIDARNLGVMVNRRNKELTDADVQKIAQTYHNWRNVNGSYEDVAGFCKAATIEEVRNSNYVLMPGRYVGTEEAEVDGVPFEEKMQVLTAKLSEQFAQGAELEKQIRLNLESIGFTI